A window from Pseudopipra pipra isolate bDixPip1 chromosome 25, bDixPip1.hap1, whole genome shotgun sequence encodes these proteins:
- the MICAL1 gene encoding F-actin-monooxygenase MICAL1 isoform X2: MGSSRAELGVSRLDLKPGIACPCCEPEQQQGNGICCCWKSSQLSLALYGAVSFPTPFHVPGRHVSSQAAPPTISQEAASLHARAFGWRGMSVPADEPGNVAHAIFERFLHAGECQEVLGCFEELCQQLGLQGSGLQLYHSLKAALNYWSAKALWSKLDKKAGHKVYDQGKACASTKCLVVGAGPCGLRAAIELALLGARVVLLEKRDSFSRNNVLHLWPFTIHDLRALGAKKFYGRFCTGTLDHISIRQLQLILLKVALLLGVEVHINVKFEGLVPPTRKAGAWQAVVQPSSSPLTHYQFDVLISAGGGKFVPEGFKRKETRGKLAIGITTNFINRHSQAEVEVAEISGVARIYNQKFFQNLYNKTGTDLENIVYYKDDTHYFVMTAKKQSLLKKGVILQDKADIESLLSPENVNQDALLSYAKEAANFSTNYHLPELEFALNHRDLPDVDMFDFTCMTRSENAALVRDHNGARLLLGLVGDCLVEPFWPLGTGVARGFLAAFDAAWMVRRWAAGTPPLEVLAERESIYQHLSQTSPDNTSKNISQYSIDPATRYPNINLQAIKPSQVRDLYLVGIEEVDHKRKSDNRLITASGDVYEELLSWCQASTAGYRGVAVTNFTTSWTSGLALCALIHRFRPDLVDFDSVGTQDAIQIHQMMLDMAEQELGIQPVLSSIEMATMTEPDHLGLITYLSQFYEAFKTSPEVEEVSKKPLSPHGTRGAILFLSKLQKSRNLTRKRAQDSAQKDAEAKRSHRDTELDTGLDGDTLDSAHEPLQTTMTDPGQPPRERAGENSDACYFCGSHVYILERASAEGRFFHRGCFQCRRCGATLRLGDYAFNEEDGNFYCSLHYPNLPGMDLSQHEAPALPDLGDADAATDPPLDAGSPCVSPKEGAPGPLQPTPAAPQQGEEPGAVEDAADAGDVEEQELLAQPGGDAREEEGPGAELQGVAEEGEESGGRRKIILTPLEKLSLSTLNLTSEAEPDPPPKPARLWLQAVPEALPAPWQGQDCWKEEEEEEELDMQKTLEESDSEEEEEEEKEEEGTDLGIMAELCLNLGKEDMYSTCEHTLSRRAREAHMKRFCKAQAIQRRLEEIEVTFRELEQEGIKLEKLLRDENGSPADQQTQWTNQLLYLVQKKNSLMTEESDLMIAVQELKLEEQQWQLDKKLRSYMNREETLKTPEDCRAEQETLAQLLKVVNERNLLIHIQEEKRLSELRA; the protein is encoded by the exons ATGGGGTCCAGTCGAGCTGAGCTGGGGGTCTCCAGGCTGGATCTCAAACCCGGGATTGCCTGTCCATGCTGtgagccagagcagcagcaaggcaatgggatctgctgctgctggaaatcctCCCAGCTTTCATTAGCTCTGTATGGAGCTGTGTCCTTTCCTACCCCATTTCATGTGCCTGGAAGACACGTGAGTTCCCAGGCAGCTCCCCCCACCATCTCCCAAGAGGCTGCTTCTCTCCATGCAAGG GCTTTCGGGTGGCGTGGGATGAGCGTGCCAGCTGATGAGCCGGGCAACGTCGCCCATGCCATCTTTGAAAGGTTCCTGCATGCAGGGGAGTGCCAGGAGGTGCTGGGCTGCTTTgaggagctgtgccagcagctggggctgcagggcagtgggcTGCAGCTCTACCACAGCCTCAAGGCTGCCCTCAACTACTGGAGTGCCAAGGCCCTGTGGAGCAAGCTGGATAAGAAAGCCGGGCACAAGGTTTACGACCAGGGCAAGgcctgtgccagcaccaag TGCCTGGTGGTGGGAGCCGGCCCCTGCGGGCTGCGGGCGGCCATCGAGCTGGCGCTGCTGGGTGCCCGCgtggtgctgctggagaagcGGGACTCCTTCTCCCGCAACAACGTCCTgcatctctggcccttcaccATCCATGACCTGCGGGCACTGGGCGCCAAGAAGTTCTATGGGCGCTTCTGCACCGGCACGCTGGATCACATCA gtATCCGGCAGCTCCAGCTGATCCTGCTGAAGGTGGCTTTGCTCCTGGGGGTGGAGGTGCACATCAATGTGAAGTTTGAGGGCCTTGTTCCCCCCACACGCAAGGCAG GTGCCTGGCAAGCTGTGGTGCAGCCCAGTTCCTCTCCCCTCACCCACTACCAGTTTGACGTCCTCATCTCAGCTGGCGGTGGCAAATTTGTCCCTGAAG ggTTCAAGCGGAAGGAGACACGGGGGAAGCTGGCCATCGGCATCACCACCAACTTCATCAACCGCCACAGCCAGGCCGAGGTGGAGGTGGCTGAGATCAGTGGTGTGGCCCGAATCTACAACCAGAAGTTCTTCCAGAACCTCTACAACAAAACGG GCACTGACCTGGAAAACATTGTATACTACAAGGACGACACTCACTATTTTGTCATGACGGCCAAGAAGCAGAGCCTGCTCAAGAAAGGAGTCATCCTCCAG GACAAAGCAGACATCGAGAGCCTCCTGTCCCCAGAGAACGTGAACCAGGATGCCCTCCTCAGCTATGCCAAAGAAGCTGCCAACTTCTCCACCAACTACCACTTGCCTGAACTGGAGTTTGCCCTCAACCACCGGGACCTGCCGGATGTTGACATGTTTGACTTCACCTGCATGACACGCTCGGAGAATGCGGCGCTGGTGCGGGATCACAATGGGGCTCGTCTGCTCCTGGGGCTGGTGGGCGACTGCTTGGTGGAG CCCTTCTGGCCgctgggcactggggtggcAAGGGGATTCCTCGCCGCCTTTGACGCAGCATGGATGGTGCGGCGGTGGGCAGCTGGGACCCCCCCACTGGAGGTGCTGGCCGAGAG GGAGAGCATCTACCAGCACCTCTCACAGACCTCCCCAGACAACACCAGCAAGAACATCAGTCAGTACAGCATCGACCCGGCCACACGCTACCCCAACATCAACCTGCAGGCCATCAAACCCAGCCAG GTCCGAGACCTCTACCTTGTGGGCATAGAGGAGGTGGACCACAAGAGGAAGAGTGACAACCGGCTCATCACCG CCTCTGGAGACGTCTACgaagagctgctgagctggtgCCAGGCCAGCACAGCTGGGTACCGTGGCGTGGCAGTGACCAACTTCACCACCTCCTGGACCAGTGGCTTGGCCCTCTGTGCCCTCATCCACCGCTTCCGCCCTGACCTAGT ggaCTTTGACTCTGTGGGCACCCAGGATGCCATTCAGATCCACCAGATGATGCTGGACATGGCAGAACAGGAGCTGGGCatccagcctgtcctctccagcATTGAGATGGCCACCATGACAGAGCCTGACCACCTGGGCCTCATCACCTACCTCAGCcagttttatgaagctttcaAGACCTCACCAG AGGTAGAGGAGGTCAGCAAGAAACCACTGTCTCCCCACGGCACACGAGGGGCCATCCTCTTCCTCAGCAAGCTGCAGAAGAGCCGGAACCTGACACGCAAACGCGCCCAG GACAGTGCCCAGAAGGATGCTGAGGCCAAGAGGAGCCACAGGGACACCGAG CTGGACACGGGGCTGGATGGAGACACTCTGGACAGTGCCCATGAGCCGCTGCAAACCACCATGACGGACCCAGGGCAG CCACCGAGAGAGAGGGCAGGGGAGAACAGCGATGCCTGCTACTTCTGTGGCAGCCATGTCTACATCCTGGAGCGAGCCAGTGCCGAGGGACGTTTCTTCCACCGTGGCTGCTTCCAGTGCCGGCGGTGTGGGGCCACCCTGCGCCTGGGCGACTACGCCTTTAACGAGGAGGATG GTAATTTTTACTGCTCACTTCACTACCCCAATCTACCTGGCATGGACCTATCCCAGCACGAGGCCCCAGCACTGCCGGATTTAGGG GATGCTGATGCTGCCACCGACCCACCCTTGGATGCTGGGAGCCCATGTGTGTCCCCCAAGGAGGGGGCGCCTGGTCCCCTACAgcccactccagcagctccacagcaagGGGAAGAGCCTGGCGCAGTGGAGGATGCTGCGGATGCTGGTGatgtggaggagcaggagctgctggcacagcccgggggggatgcaagggaggaggagggtcCTGGAGCAGAACTCCAGGGGGTggcagaggagggtgaggaGAGTGGGGGCAGGAGGAAGATCATCCTTACACCGCTGGAGAAGCTCAGTCTGTCCACCCTGAATCTCACCAGCGAAGCAGAGCCTGATCCTCCACCGAAGCCAGCTCGTCTGTGGCTCCAAGCAGTGCCTGAGGCCCTCCCTGCCCCATGGCAGGGTCAAGACtgctggaaggaggaggaggaggaggaggaacttGACATGCAGAAAA CTTTGGAGGAGAGCGACagcgaggaagaggaggaggaggagaaagaggaggaaggcaCAGACCTTGGCATCATGGCAGAGTTG TGCCTGAACCTGGGCAAAGAGGATATGTACTCCAcctgtgagcacacactgtcCCGCCGGGCCAGGGAAGCCCACATGAAGCGGTTCTGCAAAGCCCAG GCCATCCAGAGACGGCTGGAGGAGATTGAGGTGACATTCCGGGAACTGGAGCAGGAAGGCATCAAACTGGAGAAATTACTCCGGGATGAGAATG GCAGCCCAGCTGACCAGCAGACACAGTGGACAAACCAGCTGCTGTACTTGGTCCAGAAGAAGAACAGTCTGATGACTGAGGAGTCAGACCTCATGATTGC gGTGCAGGAACtgaagctggaggagcagcagtggcagcttgATAAGAAGCTCCGGAGTTACATGAACAGGGAGG AAACCCTAAAGACACCCGAGGAttgcagggctgagcaggagaCTCTGGCGCAGCTGTTGAAGGTGGTGAATGAGCGCAACCTCCTCATCCACATCCAGGAGGAGAAGCGGCTCAGTGAGCTGCGGGCCTGA
- the MICAL1 gene encoding F-actin-monooxygenase MICAL1 isoform X1 yields MGSSRAELGVSRLDLKPGIACPCCEPEQQQGNGICCCWKSSQLSLALYGAVSFPTPFHVPGRHVSSQAAPPTISQEAASLHARAFGWRGMSVPADEPGNVAHAIFERFLHAGECQEVLGCFEELCQQLGLQGSGLQLYHSLKAALNYWSAKALWSKLDKKAGHKVYDQGKACASTKCLVVGAGPCGLRAAIELALLGARVVLLEKRDSFSRNNVLHLWPFTIHDLRALGAKKFYGRFCTGTLDHISIRQLQLILLKVALLLGVEVHINVKFEGLVPPTRKAGAWQAVVQPSSSPLTHYQFDVLISAGGGKFVPEGFKRKETRGKLAIGITTNFINRHSQAEVEVAEISGVARIYNQKFFQNLYNKTGTDLENIVYYKDDTHYFVMTAKKQSLLKKGVILQDKADIESLLSPENVNQDALLSYAKEAANFSTNYHLPELEFALNHRDLPDVDMFDFTCMTRSENAALVRDHNGARLLLGLVGDCLVEPFWPLGTGVARGFLAAFDAAWMVRRWAAGTPPLEVLAERESIYQHLSQTSPDNTSKNISQYSIDPATRYPNINLQAIKPSQVRDLYLVGIEEVDHKRKSDNRLITAASGDVYEELLSWCQASTAGYRGVAVTNFTTSWTSGLALCALIHRFRPDLVDFDSVGTQDAIQIHQMMLDMAEQELGIQPVLSSIEMATMTEPDHLGLITYLSQFYEAFKTSPEVEEVSKKPLSPHGTRGAILFLSKLQKSRNLTRKRAQDSAQKDAEAKRSHRDTELDTGLDGDTLDSAHEPLQTTMTDPGQPPRERAGENSDACYFCGSHVYILERASAEGRFFHRGCFQCRRCGATLRLGDYAFNEEDGNFYCSLHYPNLPGMDLSQHEAPALPDLGDADAATDPPLDAGSPCVSPKEGAPGPLQPTPAAPQQGEEPGAVEDAADAGDVEEQELLAQPGGDAREEEGPGAELQGVAEEGEESGGRRKIILTPLEKLSLSTLNLTSEAEPDPPPKPARLWLQAVPEALPAPWQGQDCWKEEEEEEELDMQKTLEESDSEEEEEEEKEEEGTDLGIMAELCLNLGKEDMYSTCEHTLSRRAREAHMKRFCKAQAIQRRLEEIEVTFRELEQEGIKLEKLLRDENGSPADQQTQWTNQLLYLVQKKNSLMTEESDLMIAVQELKLEEQQWQLDKKLRSYMNREETLKTPEDCRAEQETLAQLLKVVNERNLLIHIQEEKRLSELRA; encoded by the exons ATGGGGTCCAGTCGAGCTGAGCTGGGGGTCTCCAGGCTGGATCTCAAACCCGGGATTGCCTGTCCATGCTGtgagccagagcagcagcaaggcaatgggatctgctgctgctggaaatcctCCCAGCTTTCATTAGCTCTGTATGGAGCTGTGTCCTTTCCTACCCCATTTCATGTGCCTGGAAGACACGTGAGTTCCCAGGCAGCTCCCCCCACCATCTCCCAAGAGGCTGCTTCTCTCCATGCAAGG GCTTTCGGGTGGCGTGGGATGAGCGTGCCAGCTGATGAGCCGGGCAACGTCGCCCATGCCATCTTTGAAAGGTTCCTGCATGCAGGGGAGTGCCAGGAGGTGCTGGGCTGCTTTgaggagctgtgccagcagctggggctgcagggcagtgggcTGCAGCTCTACCACAGCCTCAAGGCTGCCCTCAACTACTGGAGTGCCAAGGCCCTGTGGAGCAAGCTGGATAAGAAAGCCGGGCACAAGGTTTACGACCAGGGCAAGgcctgtgccagcaccaag TGCCTGGTGGTGGGAGCCGGCCCCTGCGGGCTGCGGGCGGCCATCGAGCTGGCGCTGCTGGGTGCCCGCgtggtgctgctggagaagcGGGACTCCTTCTCCCGCAACAACGTCCTgcatctctggcccttcaccATCCATGACCTGCGGGCACTGGGCGCCAAGAAGTTCTATGGGCGCTTCTGCACCGGCACGCTGGATCACATCA gtATCCGGCAGCTCCAGCTGATCCTGCTGAAGGTGGCTTTGCTCCTGGGGGTGGAGGTGCACATCAATGTGAAGTTTGAGGGCCTTGTTCCCCCCACACGCAAGGCAG GTGCCTGGCAAGCTGTGGTGCAGCCCAGTTCCTCTCCCCTCACCCACTACCAGTTTGACGTCCTCATCTCAGCTGGCGGTGGCAAATTTGTCCCTGAAG ggTTCAAGCGGAAGGAGACACGGGGGAAGCTGGCCATCGGCATCACCACCAACTTCATCAACCGCCACAGCCAGGCCGAGGTGGAGGTGGCTGAGATCAGTGGTGTGGCCCGAATCTACAACCAGAAGTTCTTCCAGAACCTCTACAACAAAACGG GCACTGACCTGGAAAACATTGTATACTACAAGGACGACACTCACTATTTTGTCATGACGGCCAAGAAGCAGAGCCTGCTCAAGAAAGGAGTCATCCTCCAG GACAAAGCAGACATCGAGAGCCTCCTGTCCCCAGAGAACGTGAACCAGGATGCCCTCCTCAGCTATGCCAAAGAAGCTGCCAACTTCTCCACCAACTACCACTTGCCTGAACTGGAGTTTGCCCTCAACCACCGGGACCTGCCGGATGTTGACATGTTTGACTTCACCTGCATGACACGCTCGGAGAATGCGGCGCTGGTGCGGGATCACAATGGGGCTCGTCTGCTCCTGGGGCTGGTGGGCGACTGCTTGGTGGAG CCCTTCTGGCCgctgggcactggggtggcAAGGGGATTCCTCGCCGCCTTTGACGCAGCATGGATGGTGCGGCGGTGGGCAGCTGGGACCCCCCCACTGGAGGTGCTGGCCGAGAG GGAGAGCATCTACCAGCACCTCTCACAGACCTCCCCAGACAACACCAGCAAGAACATCAGTCAGTACAGCATCGACCCGGCCACACGCTACCCCAACATCAACCTGCAGGCCATCAAACCCAGCCAG GTCCGAGACCTCTACCTTGTGGGCATAGAGGAGGTGGACCACAAGAGGAAGAGTGACAACCGGCTCATCACCG CAGCCTCTGGAGACGTCTACgaagagctgctgagctggtgCCAGGCCAGCACAGCTGGGTACCGTGGCGTGGCAGTGACCAACTTCACCACCTCCTGGACCAGTGGCTTGGCCCTCTGTGCCCTCATCCACCGCTTCCGCCCTGACCTAGT ggaCTTTGACTCTGTGGGCACCCAGGATGCCATTCAGATCCACCAGATGATGCTGGACATGGCAGAACAGGAGCTGGGCatccagcctgtcctctccagcATTGAGATGGCCACCATGACAGAGCCTGACCACCTGGGCCTCATCACCTACCTCAGCcagttttatgaagctttcaAGACCTCACCAG AGGTAGAGGAGGTCAGCAAGAAACCACTGTCTCCCCACGGCACACGAGGGGCCATCCTCTTCCTCAGCAAGCTGCAGAAGAGCCGGAACCTGACACGCAAACGCGCCCAG GACAGTGCCCAGAAGGATGCTGAGGCCAAGAGGAGCCACAGGGACACCGAG CTGGACACGGGGCTGGATGGAGACACTCTGGACAGTGCCCATGAGCCGCTGCAAACCACCATGACGGACCCAGGGCAG CCACCGAGAGAGAGGGCAGGGGAGAACAGCGATGCCTGCTACTTCTGTGGCAGCCATGTCTACATCCTGGAGCGAGCCAGTGCCGAGGGACGTTTCTTCCACCGTGGCTGCTTCCAGTGCCGGCGGTGTGGGGCCACCCTGCGCCTGGGCGACTACGCCTTTAACGAGGAGGATG GTAATTTTTACTGCTCACTTCACTACCCCAATCTACCTGGCATGGACCTATCCCAGCACGAGGCCCCAGCACTGCCGGATTTAGGG GATGCTGATGCTGCCACCGACCCACCCTTGGATGCTGGGAGCCCATGTGTGTCCCCCAAGGAGGGGGCGCCTGGTCCCCTACAgcccactccagcagctccacagcaagGGGAAGAGCCTGGCGCAGTGGAGGATGCTGCGGATGCTGGTGatgtggaggagcaggagctgctggcacagcccgggggggatgcaagggaggaggagggtcCTGGAGCAGAACTCCAGGGGGTggcagaggagggtgaggaGAGTGGGGGCAGGAGGAAGATCATCCTTACACCGCTGGAGAAGCTCAGTCTGTCCACCCTGAATCTCACCAGCGAAGCAGAGCCTGATCCTCCACCGAAGCCAGCTCGTCTGTGGCTCCAAGCAGTGCCTGAGGCCCTCCCTGCCCCATGGCAGGGTCAAGACtgctggaaggaggaggaggaggaggaggaacttGACATGCAGAAAA CTTTGGAGGAGAGCGACagcgaggaagaggaggaggaggagaaagaggaggaaggcaCAGACCTTGGCATCATGGCAGAGTTG TGCCTGAACCTGGGCAAAGAGGATATGTACTCCAcctgtgagcacacactgtcCCGCCGGGCCAGGGAAGCCCACATGAAGCGGTTCTGCAAAGCCCAG GCCATCCAGAGACGGCTGGAGGAGATTGAGGTGACATTCCGGGAACTGGAGCAGGAAGGCATCAAACTGGAGAAATTACTCCGGGATGAGAATG GCAGCCCAGCTGACCAGCAGACACAGTGGACAAACCAGCTGCTGTACTTGGTCCAGAAGAAGAACAGTCTGATGACTGAGGAGTCAGACCTCATGATTGC gGTGCAGGAACtgaagctggaggagcagcagtggcagcttgATAAGAAGCTCCGGAGTTACATGAACAGGGAGG AAACCCTAAAGACACCCGAGGAttgcagggctgagcaggagaCTCTGGCGCAGCTGTTGAAGGTGGTGAATGAGCGCAACCTCCTCATCCACATCCAGGAGGAGAAGCGGCTCAGTGAGCTGCGGGCCTGA
- the MICAL1 gene encoding F-actin-monooxygenase MICAL1 isoform X3, with protein sequence MGSSRAELGVSRLDLKPGIACPCCEPEQQQGNGICCCWKSSQLSLALYGAVSFPTPFHVPGRHVSSQAAPPTISQEAASLHARAFGWRGMSVPADEPGNVAHAIFERFLHAGECQEVLGCFEELCQQLGLQGSGLQLYHSLKAALNYWSAKALWSKLDKKAGHKVYDQGKACASTKCLVVGAGPCGLRAAIELALLGARVVLLEKRDSFSRNNVLHLWPFTIHDLRALGAKKFYGRFCTGTLDHISIRQLQLILLKVALLLGVEVHINVKFEGLVPPTRKAGAWQAVVQPSSSPLTHYQFDVLISAGGGKFVPEGFKRKETRGKLAIGITTNFINRHSQAEVEVAEISGVARIYNQKFFQNLYNKTGTDLENIVYYKDDTHYFVMTAKKQSLLKKGVILQDKADIESLLSPENVNQDALLSYAKEAANFSTNYHLPELEFALNHRDLPDVDMFDFTCMTRSENAALVRDHNGARLLLGLVGDCLVEPFWPLGTGVARGFLAAFDAAWMVRRWAAGTPPLEVLAERESIYQHLSQTSPDNTSKNISQYSIDPATRYPNINLQAIKPSQVRDLYLVGIEEVDHKRKSDNRLITAASGDVYEELLSWCQASTAGYRGVAVTNFTTSWTSGLALCALIHRFRPDLVDFDSVGTQDAIQIHQMMLDMAEQELGIQPVLSSIEMATMTEPDHLGLITYLSQFYEAFKTSPEVEEVSKKPLSPHGTRGAILFLSKLQKSRNLTRKRAQDSAQKDAEAKRSHRDTEPPRERAGENSDACYFCGSHVYILERASAEGRFFHRGCFQCRRCGATLRLGDYAFNEEDGNFYCSLHYPNLPGMDLSQHEAPALPDLGDADAATDPPLDAGSPCVSPKEGAPGPLQPTPAAPQQGEEPGAVEDAADAGDVEEQELLAQPGGDAREEEGPGAELQGVAEEGEESGGRRKIILTPLEKLSLSTLNLTSEAEPDPPPKPARLWLQAVPEALPAPWQGQDCWKEEEEEEELDMQKTLEESDSEEEEEEEKEEEGTDLGIMAELCLNLGKEDMYSTCEHTLSRRAREAHMKRFCKAQAIQRRLEEIEVTFRELEQEGIKLEKLLRDENGSPADQQTQWTNQLLYLVQKKNSLMTEESDLMIAVQELKLEEQQWQLDKKLRSYMNREETLKTPEDCRAEQETLAQLLKVVNERNLLIHIQEEKRLSELRA encoded by the exons ATGGGGTCCAGTCGAGCTGAGCTGGGGGTCTCCAGGCTGGATCTCAAACCCGGGATTGCCTGTCCATGCTGtgagccagagcagcagcaaggcaatgggatctgctgctgctggaaatcctCCCAGCTTTCATTAGCTCTGTATGGAGCTGTGTCCTTTCCTACCCCATTTCATGTGCCTGGAAGACACGTGAGTTCCCAGGCAGCTCCCCCCACCATCTCCCAAGAGGCTGCTTCTCTCCATGCAAGG GCTTTCGGGTGGCGTGGGATGAGCGTGCCAGCTGATGAGCCGGGCAACGTCGCCCATGCCATCTTTGAAAGGTTCCTGCATGCAGGGGAGTGCCAGGAGGTGCTGGGCTGCTTTgaggagctgtgccagcagctggggctgcagggcagtgggcTGCAGCTCTACCACAGCCTCAAGGCTGCCCTCAACTACTGGAGTGCCAAGGCCCTGTGGAGCAAGCTGGATAAGAAAGCCGGGCACAAGGTTTACGACCAGGGCAAGgcctgtgccagcaccaag TGCCTGGTGGTGGGAGCCGGCCCCTGCGGGCTGCGGGCGGCCATCGAGCTGGCGCTGCTGGGTGCCCGCgtggtgctgctggagaagcGGGACTCCTTCTCCCGCAACAACGTCCTgcatctctggcccttcaccATCCATGACCTGCGGGCACTGGGCGCCAAGAAGTTCTATGGGCGCTTCTGCACCGGCACGCTGGATCACATCA gtATCCGGCAGCTCCAGCTGATCCTGCTGAAGGTGGCTTTGCTCCTGGGGGTGGAGGTGCACATCAATGTGAAGTTTGAGGGCCTTGTTCCCCCCACACGCAAGGCAG GTGCCTGGCAAGCTGTGGTGCAGCCCAGTTCCTCTCCCCTCACCCACTACCAGTTTGACGTCCTCATCTCAGCTGGCGGTGGCAAATTTGTCCCTGAAG ggTTCAAGCGGAAGGAGACACGGGGGAAGCTGGCCATCGGCATCACCACCAACTTCATCAACCGCCACAGCCAGGCCGAGGTGGAGGTGGCTGAGATCAGTGGTGTGGCCCGAATCTACAACCAGAAGTTCTTCCAGAACCTCTACAACAAAACGG GCACTGACCTGGAAAACATTGTATACTACAAGGACGACACTCACTATTTTGTCATGACGGCCAAGAAGCAGAGCCTGCTCAAGAAAGGAGTCATCCTCCAG GACAAAGCAGACATCGAGAGCCTCCTGTCCCCAGAGAACGTGAACCAGGATGCCCTCCTCAGCTATGCCAAAGAAGCTGCCAACTTCTCCACCAACTACCACTTGCCTGAACTGGAGTTTGCCCTCAACCACCGGGACCTGCCGGATGTTGACATGTTTGACTTCACCTGCATGACACGCTCGGAGAATGCGGCGCTGGTGCGGGATCACAATGGGGCTCGTCTGCTCCTGGGGCTGGTGGGCGACTGCTTGGTGGAG CCCTTCTGGCCgctgggcactggggtggcAAGGGGATTCCTCGCCGCCTTTGACGCAGCATGGATGGTGCGGCGGTGGGCAGCTGGGACCCCCCCACTGGAGGTGCTGGCCGAGAG GGAGAGCATCTACCAGCACCTCTCACAGACCTCCCCAGACAACACCAGCAAGAACATCAGTCAGTACAGCATCGACCCGGCCACACGCTACCCCAACATCAACCTGCAGGCCATCAAACCCAGCCAG GTCCGAGACCTCTACCTTGTGGGCATAGAGGAGGTGGACCACAAGAGGAAGAGTGACAACCGGCTCATCACCG CAGCCTCTGGAGACGTCTACgaagagctgctgagctggtgCCAGGCCAGCACAGCTGGGTACCGTGGCGTGGCAGTGACCAACTTCACCACCTCCTGGACCAGTGGCTTGGCCCTCTGTGCCCTCATCCACCGCTTCCGCCCTGACCTAGT ggaCTTTGACTCTGTGGGCACCCAGGATGCCATTCAGATCCACCAGATGATGCTGGACATGGCAGAACAGGAGCTGGGCatccagcctgtcctctccagcATTGAGATGGCCACCATGACAGAGCCTGACCACCTGGGCCTCATCACCTACCTCAGCcagttttatgaagctttcaAGACCTCACCAG AGGTAGAGGAGGTCAGCAAGAAACCACTGTCTCCCCACGGCACACGAGGGGCCATCCTCTTCCTCAGCAAGCTGCAGAAGAGCCGGAACCTGACACGCAAACGCGCCCAG GACAGTGCCCAGAAGGATGCTGAGGCCAAGAGGAGCCACAGGGACACCGAG CCACCGAGAGAGAGGGCAGGGGAGAACAGCGATGCCTGCTACTTCTGTGGCAGCCATGTCTACATCCTGGAGCGAGCCAGTGCCGAGGGACGTTTCTTCCACCGTGGCTGCTTCCAGTGCCGGCGGTGTGGGGCCACCCTGCGCCTGGGCGACTACGCCTTTAACGAGGAGGATG GTAATTTTTACTGCTCACTTCACTACCCCAATCTACCTGGCATGGACCTATCCCAGCACGAGGCCCCAGCACTGCCGGATTTAGGG GATGCTGATGCTGCCACCGACCCACCCTTGGATGCTGGGAGCCCATGTGTGTCCCCCAAGGAGGGGGCGCCTGGTCCCCTACAgcccactccagcagctccacagcaagGGGAAGAGCCTGGCGCAGTGGAGGATGCTGCGGATGCTGGTGatgtggaggagcaggagctgctggcacagcccgggggggatgcaagggaggaggagggtcCTGGAGCAGAACTCCAGGGGGTggcagaggagggtgaggaGAGTGGGGGCAGGAGGAAGATCATCCTTACACCGCTGGAGAAGCTCAGTCTGTCCACCCTGAATCTCACCAGCGAAGCAGAGCCTGATCCTCCACCGAAGCCAGCTCGTCTGTGGCTCCAAGCAGTGCCTGAGGCCCTCCCTGCCCCATGGCAGGGTCAAGACtgctggaaggaggaggaggaggaggaggaacttGACATGCAGAAAA CTTTGGAGGAGAGCGACagcgaggaagaggaggaggaggagaaagaggaggaaggcaCAGACCTTGGCATCATGGCAGAGTTG TGCCTGAACCTGGGCAAAGAGGATATGTACTCCAcctgtgagcacacactgtcCCGCCGGGCCAGGGAAGCCCACATGAAGCGGTTCTGCAAAGCCCAG GCCATCCAGAGACGGCTGGAGGAGATTGAGGTGACATTCCGGGAACTGGAGCAGGAAGGCATCAAACTGGAGAAATTACTCCGGGATGAGAATG GCAGCCCAGCTGACCAGCAGACACAGTGGACAAACCAGCTGCTGTACTTGGTCCAGAAGAAGAACAGTCTGATGACTGAGGAGTCAGACCTCATGATTGC gGTGCAGGAACtgaagctggaggagcagcagtggcagcttgATAAGAAGCTCCGGAGTTACATGAACAGGGAGG AAACCCTAAAGACACCCGAGGAttgcagggctgagcaggagaCTCTGGCGCAGCTGTTGAAGGTGGTGAATGAGCGCAACCTCCTCATCCACATCCAGGAGGAGAAGCGGCTCAGTGAGCTGCGGGCCTGA